Proteins encoded in a region of the Anopheles aquasalis chromosome 2, idAnoAquaMG_Q_19, whole genome shotgun sequence genome:
- the LOC126568870 gene encoding neurogenic protein mastermind isoform X3 produces the protein MSHRQFASVATASRRYRLGPCELPLPDQWLVHTQLTPSTPQASFFSSQTGGQSLGGGLVGGLSAATLPLHSSSGGGTGTSNGGSIILQQQSPANQPNAAAAPTTAGSAAAPSAQQLQSQSKIMNVVVPTVACPPNASKKIRRKPDTKPQSQINKCNNEKRRRELENEYIEQLGEFLQIKRDMTSCKPDKAAILSEVVRTFRHMLEQGNPNLTGSRCSKCSPDCSASCKLHPVQQGEVSSTEPPLPEPSVNGHSPEKSAYFEAVQHYISNVGWALLEINSEGVIECATENVRDVLHYSRTELHGQSIYSYLHTGDHSKLSPILNKNSFELNWDQNEMFYQTPKRTIRTKIRWLLRAPEGANETIEQKQQRLEKYKDLLIISAPVKDDTEESSSVLCLITLPEDDQATIETTSTMPQTLDEQLTLKLDTNGNIIKYDATTLRKQFAGNLTKETIRSIYDICHYQDRPRLSDHLGNVRTANGTPLELTYRMRLGGPDVYVHVRAQSKLFCCSKPNESDFIMAICTVLTESEVALLSDGGGGPSFVMGGGTGSTGNPTSSSSLGLLMASTSNNAGTGGLNNGGNDVVSRHLAQITQGVSTMGGPLMSGVLNGGSGGGVGGTAGSGLGNSSGNMLGGTGSMAGAGTGASSIGGPGMGGGDLGSVGGQGTGGGLGSTIGSIVSPRSNPNTSTTPSMLCPPSSDSSNFFNTDFDIEFPHSTFDMEAVGVGWDSRPDSRTSVTPVSTPRPPSVSAYSPAAAPMCPSPMTPYYSGNTMGGMPSPSSNIGTNGGGSATGAGAGGGLVNPNMTLNNNNNSNTNNNNNNNTGSPFGGNVFQFPFEDSKDKLQDLQHQQQQHHQQQHMSPMQHQAGLQSQQQMVQRQHQQQQQHLQQQQQQQQQQHHQQPQPPSSNSHDSERLRNLLTTKRPHSNASSSSGLDLDHDHRNPNRILKGLLNSEEDKDNNGNKLSTASLSQRIPQSVRAQAQGNGGSVGGVGGTNGGPGVTVRPANESSKSASNNMLLQLLNDKSDDDDCDTRNRQGPSELLKQLQKVKDEPKDHNPPQLNHEELIQMLRVQSNDRKRPSAEPDEGSAVKRSDNRPLREKNKMLASLLANPSKAPMQMPNMQNMPLNRIIPDIPNSGLARQLANVSSSTAPNQTLNNNNLTTSNNNLKNVQQNQMRLQAQQQQQQMRKVAMPSQLQQPPTSSDIYLNHQQQQHHHHHPQQQQQQQQQQQLQHHSQQQQHHPQQHHAQQAALLQQQQQQMLAAQRQQNFSPAIQDSGIGSAGSGGSYAASTPATSTQLASEWDPELNEILNHVIEIAPEGDFPESELNSILGLRPIESSTSTVVPSPSSQPDIHEKLAINAIQKSLMQYENVSSPMQPQQQQQQQQLQQQAQFSGSPPAYPMHAMGGSGGASGTGTGQSMNPTGGAGSGAGAGALGSIGSVGTSGGTMQQQSSQAGPQNPNFTPPPVYPQRMRIPSGQGNGGQLGNGNPGGVTPNMIAMQKLHQRERILQEQQRTRLLQQQQKQHMVVPSNPTATSDLGPPNVALTRANSVPDSQLSPGFSPSLMQQQLSPSQRAQLSPQQAGFQGNPFNNNPGHRLSPQLPQMVPGFGNSGGNVNQQLSPRPPPFGGAGGAGGGQAINPPNVIAPGQSQQQQQQQQQQQQQQQQQQWQQNARLSIQQQNPMLNAQLSSVGGFNSAPNRQFVGPAQRQQRNTLNSPGAARQQQQQQQQQQQQQGAFGAGMVDGGGFPGPPSPSPVGVSAPNFANTVFANQQQMRLQRQGSVPAPQATQHLPGGSPRSAYGGHGGPGPDATGYGGMMFGGNAAAMQQHTATSPGDFFNRGGPTGLNGGMIGGGGGSMGGSGGRGGEGGGLSNGTSSNSNGIQQHQQQHHQQQQQQQQQQQHQLQQQQQHQQLGLNQSELIRQELRAVVSGRAQRPSPHSRSSPMGLSPLAGMPLHSLCNDGSGGNVVSIGNSNGGGVHTINNTMSTSMLSGNGSSNISNSSGGGGGGGVVSSGGSLTISSSLMGTGGGVGGGGGRMSQSNQQQSRASSEALGGVGGNSSNNSNAASSPEYDDPSMLFNYHFAPKENAQDEEHHQLLAHRQEGKATEEDGREVNDRDRSTISVTTDKLLAEDELTNPYPLVANFLVETRVGDPKNSSLLLQKLLSD, from the exons ATGAGCCATCGTCAGTTCGCTAGTGTGGCAACCGCATCTCGGCGTTACCG GCTTGGCCCATGTGAACTACCACTGCCGGACCAGTGGCTCGTCCATACACAGCTTACACCGTCAACACCACAAGCCTCGTTCTTCTCTTCgcaaaccggtggccaaagTTTGGGCGGTGGACTCGTCGGTGGActgtcagcagcaacactgccGTTACATTCCTCCAGTGGAGGTGGCACCGGTACTAGCAACGGGGGCAGCATCATCCTACAGCAGCAGTCACCTGCGAATCAGCCGaacgcagcagcggcaccaacCACAgctggatcagcagcagcaccgtcagcGCAACAACTGCAGAGTCAGTCAAAAATAATGAATGTCGTCGTACCAACTGTGGCCTGTCCGCCTAACGCATCGAAAAAGATTCGCCGAAAGCCAGACACCAAG CCACAGTCGCAGATTAATAAGTGCAACAACGAGAAGCGCCGCCGAGAGCTAGAAAATGAATATATTGAACAACTCGGCGAGTTCCTGCAGATTAAGCGGGATATGACCTCCTGCAAACCAGACAAGGCGGCGATACTAAGTGAAGTTGTGCGAACT TTTCGTCATATGCTCGAGCAAGGAAACCCGAATCTAACTGGTTCGCGGTGCTCCAAATGCTCACCGGATTGTTCCGCTTCCTGCAAACTGCACCCGGTGCAACAGGGAGAGGTATCGTCCACTGAACCGCCACTACCGGAACCATCGGTAAACGGCCACTCGCCGGAAAAGTCGGCCTACTTCGAGGCAGTGCAGCACTACATCTCGAACGTTGGCTGGGCCCTGCTCGAGATCAACTCGGAGGGTGTAATCGAATGTGCCACGGAGAACGTCCGCGACGTACTGCACTACTCGCGCACGGAGCTTCACGGACAGTCTATCTATTCGTACCTGCACACTGGTGATCATTCAAAGCTGAGTCCTATTTTAAATAAGAATTCGTTTGAGCTAAACTGGGATCAAAATGAG ATGTTCTACCAGACGCCAAAGCGTACCATACGGACGAAGATTCGTTGGCTACTGAGGGCGCCGGAAGgggcgaacgaaacgatcgagcaaaagcagcagcgtCTGGAGAAGTACAAGGACCTGCTGATCATCTCCGCGCCTGTCAAGGATGATACGGAGGAATCGTCCTCGGTACTCTGTCTAATTACGCTACCCGAGGACGATCAGGCAACAATcgaaaccaccagcacgatgCCACAAACACTAGACGAACAGCTAACACTGAAGCTGGACACTAACGGAAACATTATCA AATACGATGCAACGACACTGAGGAAACAGTTTGCAGGAAATCTTACCAAAGAGACTATACGGTCAATATACGATATCTGCCACTATCAGGACCGTCCACGGTTGAGCGACCATCTCGGCAACGTCCGAACGGCCAACGGGACGCCACTGGAGCTGACGTACCGTATGCGTCTCGGTGGTCCGGACGTGTACGTGCACGTGAGGGCCCAATCAAAGCTATTCTGCTGCTCGAAACCCAACGAATCGGACTTCATCATGGCCATCTGTACGGTGCTGACCGAGAGTGAGGTGGCCCTCCTTTcggacggcggcggtggtccatcgttcgtgatgggtggtggcaccggtagcaccggcAATCCTACCTCCTCCTCGTCTCTCGGTCTGCTAATGGCAAGCACGAGCAACAACGCCGGGACGGGCGGTCTTAACAACGGTGGCAACGATGTCGTCTCACGGCATCTCGCCCAGATCACGCAGGGAGTCAGCACCATGGGTGGGCCGCTCATGTCGGGCGTCCTgaatggtggcagtggcggcggtgtcGGCGGTACCGCTGGTAGTGGCCTTGGAAATTCCTCCGGAAATATGCTCGGTGGTACGGGCTCCATGGCAGGAGCAGGCACCGGTGCATCCAGTATCGGTGGTCCCggaatgggtggtggtgatctggGATCAGTAGGTGGTCagggcactggtggtggtctcggtTCGACGATTGGTTCAATCGTTTCGCCACGTAGCAAtccaaacaccagcaccacgcccTCGATGCTCTGTCCACCTTCCTCGGATAGTAGCAACTTCTTCAATACGGATTTTGACATCGAATTTCCACATTCCACGTTCGATATGGAAGCGGTCGGGGTTGGATGGGACTCACGGCCCGATTCCCGCACGAGCGTAACACCGGTCAGTACGCCACGGCCACCGTCCGTCAGTGCGTACAGTCCAGCGGCCGCCCCCATGTGTCCCTCGCCAATGACGCCGTACTACTCCGGCAATACGATGGGCGGTATGCCGTCGCCATCGAGCAACATCGgcacgaatggtggtggctctGCGACGGGAGCTGGGGCAGGAGGAGGGCTCGTTAATCCAAACATGAcgctgaacaacaacaataacagcaacacgaacaacaacaacaacaacaatacggGATCGCCATTTGGTGGAAACGTTTTCCAATTCCCGTTCGAGGACAGCAAAGACAAGCTGCAAGatcttcagcaccagcaacagcaacaccatcagcaacagcacatgTCGCCAATGCAGCACCAGGCAGGGCTACAATCGCAACAGCAGATGgtccagcggcagcatcagcaacaacaacagcaccttcagcagcagcagcagcaacagcagcaacaacaccatcagcaacctcagccaccatcatcgaattCACACGATTCCGAGCGATTACGGAACCTGCTTACAACCAAGCGACCTCACTCAAatgcctcgtcctcgtccggcCTGGATCTGGACCATGATCATCGGAATCCCAATCGAATTCTAAAG GGTTTACTAAATTCCGAAGAAGATAAGGATAATAATGGCAATAAATTAAGTACCGCATCTCTTTCACAACGTATACCTCAATCAGTTAGAGCCCAAGCACAGGGTAAcggtggtagtgttggtggtgttggtggtacgAATGGTGGACCAGGGGTAACGGTCCGCCCGGCCAATGAAAGTAGTAAATCCGCTAGCAATAATATGCTCCTGCAG CTGCTCAACGATAaaagtgatgatgacgattgtgACACCCGCAACCGGCAAGGTCCCAGCGAACTGCTCAAGCAACTGCAGAAGGTGAAA GACGAACCGAAGGACCATAATCCACCGCAGCTGAACCACGAGGAGCTGATACAGATGCTACGAGTGCAGAGTAACGATCGGAAGCGGCCTTCCGCCGAGCCGGATGAGGGGTCTGCGGTCAAGCGTTCGGACAATCGGCCGCTgcgcgagaaaaacaaaatgttggCCTCGCTGCTAGCGAACCCGTCCAAAGCACCGATGCAAATGCCCAACATGCAGAACATGCCCCTCAATCGCATCATCCCCGACATCCCGAACTCCGGTTTGGCGCGGCAGCTGGCGAACGTGTCGAGTTCGACCGCACCGAACCAAACGCTTAACAACAATAACCTTACGACGAGCAACAATAATCTAAAAAATGTACAACAGAACCAAATGCGCCTGCAggctcagcaacagcagcagcagatgcgcaAAGTGGCCATGCCTTCTCAACTGCAACAGCCTCCAACGTCCTCCGATATCTACCtcaatcatcagcaacagcagcaccaccaccatcatccgcagcagcaacagcagcaacaacagcagcagcagctacagcatcactcccagcagcagcaacatcatccacAGCAACACCATGCGCAACAAGCGGcactgttgcagcagcagcagcagcaaatgttgGCCGCCCAGCGGCAGCAAAATTTTTCACCAGCGATCCAGGATTCCGGCATTGGTTCGGCCGGAAGCGGAGGTTCTTACGCTGCCTCAACTCCCGCTACCTCTACCCAGCTCGCATCCGAGTGGGATCCGGAGCTGAACGAAATACTTAACCACGTTATCGAGATTGCACCGGAAGGAGACTTCCCCGAGAGTGAACTCAACAGTATCTTAG GCTTAAGACCGATCGAATCGTCCACGTCAACGGTGGTGCCATCACCGTCCAGTCAGCCAGATATTCACGAAAAGCTGGCCATCAACGCGATCCAGAAGTCGTTGATGCAGTACGAAAACGTCAGCTCACCgatgcagccgcagcaacaacagcaacagcagcagctgcagcaacaggcCCAGTTCAGTGGAAGTCCACCGGCCTACCCAATGCATGCCATGGGCGGTTCTGGTGGGGCTAGTGGTACTGGCACAGGACAATCCATGAACCCCACAGGAGGTGCCggttctggtgctggcgcaGGTGCTTTGGGTTCGATCGGTTCCGTCGGCACTTCGGGTGgtacgatgcagcagcaatcgtcACAAGCGGGACCACAGAATCCAAACTTTACACCTCCTCCCGTGTATCCGCAACGAATGCGAATACCCAGTGGTCAGGGTAACGGTGGGCAACTGGGCAATGGCAATCCCGGCGGCGTCACACCCAACATGATCGCTATGCAGAAGCTGCACCAAAGGGAACGGATActgcaggaacagcagcgaaCCCGGctgttgcaacagcagcagaaacaacaCATGGTGGTACCGTCCAATCCGACGGCGACCTCCGATCTAGGTC CACCAAATGTGGCGTTGACGCGAGCGAACAGCGTACCGGACTCACAGCTAAGCCCTGGTTTCTCGCCAAGTttgatgcagcaacagctcagTCCTAGCCAACGGGCTCAACTAAGTCCACAACAAGCAG GATTCCAAGGTAATCCGTTCAACAATAACCCAGGTCATCGGCTATCGCCGCAGCTGCCACAGATGGTGCCCGGATTCGGTAATAGCGGTGGAAATGTTAACCAGCAGCTCTCACCGAGACCTCCAccattcggtggtgctggtggtgctggtggtggacaaGCGATCAACCCACCGAACGTTATTGCGCCCGGCcaatcacagcaacagcagcagcaacaacagcagcagcagcaacaacaacaacagcagcaatggcaacaGAATGCAAGGCTTTCGATTCAACAGCAAAACCCGATGCTCAATGCACAGCTTTCG TCTGTTGGGGGTTTCAATTCGGCACCGAACCGACAGTTTGTGGGTCCGGCGCAACGTCAACAACGAAACACGCTAAACAGTCCAGGCGCtgcgcgacagcagcagcagcagcagcagcagcagcaacaacaacagggcgCATTCGGTGCAggaatggtggatggtggaggtTTCCCCGGACCACCCAGCCCTTCGCCTGTTGGTGTGTCGGCACCGAACTTTGCCAATACCGTATTcgctaaccagcagcagatgaggCTTCAGCGGCAGGGCAGCGTACCAGCGCCCCAAGCTACGCAACACTTGCCAG GAGGATCGCCCCGTTCCGCGTACGGTGGACACGGTGGGCCCGGTCCGGATGCCACCGGTTACGGCGGCATGATGTTCGGCGGTAATGCGGccgcgatgcagcagcacacggcGACCTCGCCTGGCGATTTCTTCAATCGCGGCGGCCCTACTG GTCTCAACGGTGGTatgatcggtggtggaggaggtagTATGGGTGGtagtggaggaagaggaggagaaggaggagggctAAGCAATGGCACTAGCTCTAACTCCAACGGTatccaacagcaccaacagcagcaccaccaacaacagcagcagcagcaacaacaacagcagcatcaactgcaacagcaacagcagcaccaacagcttGGTCTTAACCAATCTGAGCTTATACGGCAAGAGCTGCGTGCCGTCGTGAGTGGGCGAGCGCAAAGACCTAGTCCgcacagcaggagcagcccgATGGGCCTATCGCCTCTCGCTGGAATGCCCTTGCACTCCTTGTGTAACGATGGCAGCGGCGGAAACGTCGTGAGCATTGGCAATAGCAACGGAGGTGGTGTCCACACGATCAACAACACAATGTCGACGAGTATGCTGAGTGGCAATGGTTCTTCTAATATTAGTAATagtagcggcggtggtggaggtggtggtgtggttagCAGTGGTGGCAGCTTAACCATCAGCAGTAGCCTGAtgggcactggtggtggtgttggtggtggtggcggccgaaTGAGCCAAAGtaatcagcagcagagcagagcatcaTCGGAAGCTctcggtggtgttggtggtaatAGCAGTAATAACAGCAACGCTGCCAGTTCACCCGAGTATGATGATCCATCGATGCTGTTCAATTATCATTTCGCACCGAAAG aaaacgctCAAGATGAGGAACATCATCAGCTACTAGCTCACCGGCAGGAGGGAAAGGCAACGGAGGAAGATGGAAGAGAAgtgaacgatcgcgatcgatcgaccattAGCGTAACTACTGACAAGCTACTCGCTGAAGATGAACTCACAAATCCATATCCGCTGGTAGCG AATTTTTTGGTGGAAACACGAGTCGGTGACCCGAAAAACTCATCCCTTCTTCTGCAAAAACTTCTGTCGGACTAA